A genomic window from Levilactobacillus yonginensis includes:
- a CDS encoding MFS transporter, with translation MMLIAANLRLPITIIPPLLSKIEHALALPSAMGGLLTSIPLVTFAIFSPIIVKLAQRWGNTWTVFSLFLLLILGSYLRLIPTVAAVFFGTFLIGIGVDSGNVLIPALIKENMPDRVNVGTGLYTLAMLLIGALGTATAGFLIGQISLQATLGWLSVLSIVAALAWIPNLRWHPTTMATKHTQSKAHYQSVWHQPLGWLITLFFGLQALVYYSFVTWLPGILSVHGISALTASNLLTILQISGLPLSFLVPYLFNKRHGVSWLIALMTLGYVIAPLGFLLPTHALSWLTLCSLTIGVGAGVAFNLAVLFFTEKTTNPIQTAAVSGMAQSAGYLLAAVGPLLFGYLQSLLGTWLPVIGLLALFAVLLSLTGVLIQHHGLIAE, from the coding sequence ATGATGCTGATAGCCGCCAATTTACGGCTTCCAATCACCATTATTCCACCGCTCCTGTCCAAGATTGAGCACGCGCTGGCACTGCCCAGTGCTATGGGGGGGCTATTGACATCGATTCCATTAGTCACCTTTGCCATCTTCTCGCCCATTATTGTGAAGTTGGCACAACGGTGGGGTAATACCTGGACCGTCTTCAGCCTATTTCTTCTGTTGATTCTTGGCAGTTACCTTCGGTTGATTCCCACCGTGGCGGCCGTCTTCTTTGGAACATTTCTAATCGGTATCGGTGTCGACAGTGGTAACGTCTTGATTCCCGCCCTAATTAAAGAAAATATGCCCGACCGCGTCAATGTGGGAACCGGCCTTTACACCCTCGCAATGCTACTAATTGGCGCTTTAGGTACCGCGACCGCCGGCTTCCTAATTGGCCAAATCAGCCTTCAGGCCACGTTAGGCTGGCTATCCGTCTTAAGCATCGTGGCCGCACTTGCCTGGATACCCAACCTCCGCTGGCATCCCACAACAATGGCCACTAAGCACACCCAATCTAAAGCCCACTACCAAAGTGTCTGGCATCAACCATTAGGTTGGCTAATCACCCTGTTCTTTGGCCTCCAAGCACTCGTTTACTACTCCTTTGTCACGTGGCTGCCCGGTATACTCAGTGTTCACGGCATCTCCGCTTTGACGGCCAGCAATCTCCTCACCATTCTGCAAATCAGCGGTCTACCACTCTCATTCCTAGTTCCCTATCTTTTCAATAAACGCCACGGTGTCAGTTGGTTGATTGCCCTCATGACGCTAGGATACGTTATCGCACCGCTCGGCTTCCTCTTACCAACCCACGCACTTAGCTGGTTAACACTCTGCTCACTCACCATTGGCGTTGGCGCCGGGGTAGCCTTTAACTTAGCCGTGCTTTTCTTCACGGAGAAGACGACTAATCCCATCCAAACTGCGGCCGTCTCCGGAATGGCCCAGTCTGCAGGCTATCTACTAGCCGCTGTTGGACCGTTACTCTTCGGCTATCTCCAGAGCCTATTAGGAACCTGGCTGCCCGTTATCGGCCTCTTAGCACTATTTGCAGTTCTCCTGAGTCTAACGGGCGTCCTCATTCAGCATCATGGTCTGATTGCCGAATAA
- a CDS encoding TIR domain-containing protein, with amino-acid sequence MSDLFVSYQSADPLAHSVQVRFHRWANHNWDFPTLSFHEQEPPVKFTEREASRIKRELLREIKRSQQLLVMISRTTWQSEWTDWEISMALAHDKQLLAAKLDSTSIVPLGLLSTQPVWIDPFDPVMLTQRRF; translated from the coding sequence ATGAGTGATTTGTTTGTGAGTTATCAGTCGGCAGATCCGTTGGCGCATTCCGTGCAGGTGCGGTTTCACCGGTGGGCTAACCACAATTGGGATTTTCCAACGTTGAGTTTTCATGAACAGGAGCCACCCGTGAAGTTTACGGAACGGGAAGCAAGTCGAATCAAACGCGAATTATTACGAGAAATTAAACGGTCCCAGCAATTATTGGTCATGATTAGTCGGACAACTTGGCAGTCGGAATGGACGGATTGGGAAATCTCGATGGCGTTGGCCCACGATAAGCAATTGTTGGCGGCCAAGTTAGATAGTACGAGTATTGTCCCGCTGGGTCTATTGAGCACGCAGCCGGTGTGGATTGATCCGTTTGACCCAGTCATGCTGACCCAACGGAGATTTTAG
- a CDS encoding TM2 domain-containing protein, producing the protein MDNLYEKSQLTDQELMLVNSDVEKNAKSPVVAYLLWWFTGFMGGHRYYFGKTGSAVAMTLIFWLLVWVFGLGALINGIWMLVDVFLIHGWIVDDKSDKEKQAINDIFMRKQMRQNRAQEPVQAAQSAEPEASAATTADTDATPSNDPVSHA; encoded by the coding sequence GTGGATAATCTATACGAAAAGAGTCAGTTAACTGACCAAGAGTTAATGCTGGTAAATTCCGACGTCGAAAAGAATGCTAAGTCCCCCGTTGTGGCCTACTTGCTGTGGTGGTTCACCGGATTTATGGGCGGTCACCGTTACTACTTTGGTAAGACCGGTAGTGCCGTTGCCATGACCTTAATCTTTTGGTTGTTAGTTTGGGTCTTTGGTTTAGGTGCCCTCATCAATGGTATCTGGATGTTAGTCGACGTCTTCCTCATTCATGGTTGGATTGTTGATGACAAGAGTGACAAAGAAAAACAAGCCATCAATGATATCTTCATGCGGAAACAAATGCGTCAGAATCGCGCACAGGAACCCGTTCAAGCTGCCCAATCAGCTGAACCTGAGGCATCAGCCGCGACCACTGCCGATACTGATGCTACCCCTTCAAACGATCCTGTCTCTCACGCCTAA
- the recJ gene encoding single-stranded-DNA-specific exonuclease RecJ, with protein MIAAQYKWNIKNVDQPSSEAQALAETEEISPIVAQILWNRGYQTPAAAHEFLNPGPEQLHDPSLLHDMAKGTARIEEAIGAGQQITIYGDYDADGVTSTSILYETLNEMGANVNYYIPNRFSDGYGPNVAAFKKLIAAGTQLIVTVDNGVAGNDAIDVANAAGVDVVVTDHHELPAELPAAYAIIHPRYPGAEYPFGGLSGAGVAFKVAQALREEIPQDMLDLAAIGTVADLVPLVDENRVLVYFGLQLLQQDERPGLQALMKGAGIKPEELTEQSIGFGIAPRLNALGRLDDATPAVKLLTTLDDTVANDLVQETEQKNRHRQELVQQISESALAQATDSDHLKRPTLIISGHDWHEGVLGIVASKVVEQTGKPTLVVNVQDGRAKGSGRSVAAFNLFTALDGHRDLMTAFGGHHMAVGLTVPETQLTALADALDMEAGKQKLTESGPSELPVAASVSVAAITPALFEELAKMAPFGTDNSQPLFAFESASLTQVKAIGKDHSHLKFQLQEGTHQLNAIQFGAGAYVPELTAAPDQAAVLGAIEDNVWQGRHSLQLMVKDLKLSAETVVDARTSRVHQAMFKDVGTYIFFHRNIFQQLRSQVPTGSQAILYDGTAQAALPADTAAFVVDCPDATSDLETVLQQLQPARVTAYLYKKESLSQLGMPTRPQYAKLFKFIATHQQVDVGHQLAELTKFLQIPRTQLVFMIQVFFECGFITIEHGMMNGVAHPEHKELTTAPSYQLRQQQVQTEADLLLCPSAVLKQRLHAPLN; from the coding sequence TCACCAATTGTGGCGCAAATTTTGTGGAATCGTGGTTACCAAACCCCGGCAGCGGCGCACGAATTTTTGAATCCCGGTCCGGAGCAACTGCATGACCCAAGCTTGTTACACGATATGGCCAAGGGAACCGCCCGTATTGAAGAGGCAATTGGTGCAGGCCAGCAGATCACCATTTACGGCGATTATGATGCTGATGGGGTGACGAGTACGTCGATCCTTTATGAGACGCTCAATGAGATGGGTGCTAACGTGAATTACTATATTCCGAACCGGTTTTCGGATGGGTATGGTCCCAACGTGGCGGCGTTCAAAAAGCTAATTGCAGCGGGTACTCAGCTCATTGTCACGGTCGACAATGGGGTGGCTGGTAACGATGCGATTGACGTGGCTAATGCAGCCGGCGTGGACGTGGTGGTGACCGACCATCATGAGTTGCCAGCGGAACTACCGGCAGCCTACGCCATTATTCATCCCCGTTACCCGGGAGCCGAATATCCATTTGGTGGTTTGTCCGGTGCAGGGGTGGCTTTCAAGGTGGCTCAGGCATTACGTGAAGAGATTCCTCAAGACATGCTTGATTTAGCGGCTATCGGAACCGTTGCCGACTTGGTACCGTTGGTTGATGAGAACCGGGTCTTGGTATACTTTGGCTTACAGTTGTTACAACAGGATGAACGACCGGGGTTACAGGCACTTATGAAGGGTGCTGGCATCAAACCTGAGGAACTGACTGAACAGTCGATTGGCTTTGGAATCGCTCCCCGTTTAAACGCCCTAGGACGCCTGGACGATGCAACGCCGGCAGTTAAGCTGTTAACGACGTTGGATGACACGGTGGCGAATGATTTGGTTCAGGAAACTGAACAGAAAAATCGTCACCGGCAAGAGTTGGTTCAACAAATCAGTGAAAGTGCATTGGCACAAGCCACCGACTCAGATCACTTGAAACGACCGACATTGATCATTAGCGGTCACGATTGGCACGAGGGTGTGCTGGGAATTGTGGCTAGTAAGGTGGTCGAACAAACGGGCAAGCCCACTTTAGTTGTGAACGTCCAGGATGGGCGGGCTAAAGGGTCGGGCCGAAGCGTGGCAGCATTCAATCTGTTTACGGCGTTAGATGGTCATAGAGACCTGATGACAGCTTTTGGGGGTCATCACATGGCTGTGGGATTAACGGTCCCTGAGACGCAGTTAACAGCCTTAGCGGATGCCTTAGATATGGAAGCTGGCAAGCAAAAATTGACCGAAAGTGGTCCGAGTGAATTACCGGTGGCGGCTTCGGTGAGCGTGGCGGCGATTACGCCAGCACTCTTCGAAGAGTTAGCCAAGATGGCACCGTTTGGGACGGACAACAGTCAGCCGTTGTTTGCCTTTGAGTCAGCAAGTTTGACCCAGGTAAAGGCAATTGGTAAGGATCACAGTCACCTGAAATTCCAGTTACAGGAGGGGACTCATCAGCTCAATGCCATTCAGTTTGGTGCTGGGGCCTATGTTCCGGAATTAACGGCGGCACCGGATCAGGCGGCTGTACTGGGCGCGATTGAGGATAACGTTTGGCAGGGCCGACATTCATTGCAACTCATGGTCAAGGACCTCAAGCTTTCCGCGGAGACAGTCGTGGATGCTAGAACTAGCCGGGTTCATCAAGCCATGTTCAAGGATGTGGGGACCTACATTTTCTTTCATCGCAATATTTTTCAACAGTTGCGTAGTCAAGTTCCAACTGGCAGTCAAGCCATTCTGTATGACGGGACGGCCCAAGCAGCGTTACCTGCTGATACAGCGGCGTTTGTGGTCGATTGCCCCGATGCGACGAGTGACCTGGAGACGGTTTTACAGCAATTGCAACCGGCAAGAGTCACCGCTTATTTGTACAAGAAGGAAAGTCTTTCGCAATTAGGGATGCCAACTCGCCCGCAATATGCTAAACTATTTAAGTTCATTGCTACGCATCAACAAGTCGATGTTGGGCATCAGCTAGCGGAATTGACTAAATTTCTACAGATTCCGCGAACTCAGTTAGTCTTCATGATTCAGGTCTTCTTCGAATGTGGTTTCATCACAATCGAGCACGGCATGATGAATGGTGTGGCGCACCCAGAACATAAGGAATTAACGACGGCGCCAAGCTACCAACTAAGACAGCAGCAGGTACAGACGGAAGCGGATCTTTTACTTTGCCCATCCGCCGTACTCAAGCAGCGTCTTCATGCCCCATTGAACTAA
- a CDS encoding universal stress protein, whose protein sequence is MYSRLLVPLDGSSNSIEALKTAIRLAKDWHASLVLLHIDDITQVSSGGLGASYNDVVSSMREASHKILTDAQAMAAGSDIPATILQSDGSPKQHIVEIANSPADDIDLVVIGKSGTNAFSRMVVGSTTNYVVQHARPNVFVVNDSEPAKS, encoded by the coding sequence ATGTACTCACGATTATTAGTCCCACTTGATGGATCCAGTAACTCGATTGAGGCCCTGAAGACAGCCATTCGGTTAGCCAAAGATTGGCATGCTTCACTGGTTTTACTCCACATTGATGACATCACCCAAGTCAGCTCTGGTGGCCTAGGTGCCAGCTACAACGATGTTGTTTCTTCAATGCGCGAGGCTAGCCATAAGATTCTCACTGACGCCCAGGCCATGGCTGCCGGCAGCGATATTCCAGCGACAATTCTCCAAAGCGACGGCTCACCAAAGCAACATATCGTCGAAATTGCTAACAGTCCCGCCGACGACATCGACCTCGTCGTTATTGGCAAGTCCGGAACTAACGCTTTCTCACGGATGGTAGTTGGATCAACCACCAACTATGTTGTCCAGCACGCTCGGCCTAACGTCTTCGTTGTAAACGACAGTGAACCCGCCAAATCATAG
- a CDS encoding adenine phosphoribosyltransferase translates to MATDFTKYIASVPDYPEKGIMFRDISPLMADGEAFHAATNEIVAYAKDKGVEMVVGPEARGFIVGCPVAYEMNIGFAPARKQGKLPRETVKATYDLEYGQSALYMHKDAIKPGQRVLVTDDLLATGGTIGATIQLVEDLGGIVVGTAFLIELKDLHGRDKLKGYDIFSLMDY, encoded by the coding sequence ATGGCAACTGATTTTACGAAATATATTGCAAGCGTTCCGGATTACCCAGAAAAGGGCATCATGTTCCGGGATATCTCGCCATTAATGGCTGATGGTGAGGCCTTCCACGCCGCAACCAACGAAATTGTGGCCTACGCTAAGGATAAGGGTGTTGAAATGGTCGTGGGTCCAGAGGCCCGTGGCTTTATCGTAGGTTGCCCAGTAGCCTACGAGATGAATATTGGGTTTGCCCCGGCTCGTAAGCAAGGTAAGTTGCCTCGTGAAACGGTCAAGGCAACCTATGATCTGGAATACGGTCAATCTGCCCTGTACATGCACAAGGACGCCATCAAGCCTGGCCAACGCGTGTTGGTAACGGATGACCTGTTAGCCACCGGTGGAACTATTGGGGCCACAATTCAATTGGTCGAAGACTTAGGTGGTATCGTGGTTGGTACGGCATTTCTGATTGAATTAAAGGATCTTCACGGTCGTGACAAGCTGAAGGGTTACGATATCTTCAGTTTGATGGACTACTAA